In the genome of Lathyrus oleraceus cultivar Zhongwan6 chromosome 4, CAAS_Psat_ZW6_1.0, whole genome shotgun sequence, the window TCATCGACGTTATTAAATCTAACGACTTACTCTCAATCATAACTCTAACTAAAGATCAAAGGAAAACGCTAAGGTCTTGTTTGAATCActtttgatttttgattttaaaaatttatttgaaaaCCTATGTGAGGCTCGTGCAAATACAAGTGTATTTTCTTAATTGTATATATCGGGCAAATACAAGTGTATTTTCTTAATTGTATATAAAATAAATACAGGTGTATTTTATTAATTATACTTAAATGATTGAATAATGTGATTACTTACTATATTCgattatttaaatataatttattttaaaaaatcacttGGGGTATCCTAGctcttatttttgaaaaaaaaaataggTTGAAATGAGAAAAGACACTATATTCAATAAGGTCTCTATATATTAGTCACGGTTAAATAAGAACAATTTTTGATCTAAATTTGTGAATATTTCAATAGTTTTCAAATAAgtataaaaaaatttaattaatcaaaagaatcaattttaaatatttatatatattaagaaagttaaaataaatattaaacaaattttcaaaattaaTAATAACAGAAAAATAATTAATGCATGATTAATTAACGTTCTTGAATATTAATGGGAAGTAAGAGGGGTGGGACATGAGCTAACTCATTAATaagttaaaattaaaattattgAAATGTAAATTGCAGATAATTTTTAAGAATATTACAACATTGAGATATTACAATTAATTATTATGCTGCCATTAATGAAAAAAAAGTGTGTTTTTTTGTGTTTTTCAACTTTCGTCATTTGAAAAATAACATGTTGATTTTTTAGATTTTAAAATAGTCAATTTCaaaaatgttttaaaaaataGTTTTGAGATACAAGTTCATCAAACAAGTATTTtattttttaacttttaaaaaCTATAAAACAGTTTTTGAGAACCCTTTCAAACATGCCCTAATTGTTTGGAAATAAAAACTAAAATACTAAAACTATTAACATATTAAGATTTAGAGTGGACGGTTTAATGTAGAAATCAATATTAAAATAACTCATAGCATATACCTCGCGACTCACAAGATTCATCATAATTACATAATAACCAGCTATATAACAATATAAGCAACTACCACATACATCAAGCAATTTTGGGTGTTTAAAACTCAACAAGTACAACACATTCCATTAATCAAGGTACATGGATGGGTTTTAGCAGGTAAACAATCAGAGACTATAAGCATATATATAGGTAACAATAAAACCAGGTTTATACTTGGTAGTGATGGAATGAATACATGACAGGATCCTACCAAAAACAATAGAGTGCAAATCTCATGAATGATTTTCAAAATTACAAGCATACATATATAGGTTTTCAATAGCTGTCATGTCTAAATCATCAATATATTGACAGATTTTGAGCTGAATAAGATTCCCAGAAATCATCTATAAATGCTACTGTTTTCTCTAGATGGAAAGATTACTCCTTGTCATAATCACTTTGTTCTCTTGATTATGTGGACTCCACTATCAGTTTCCACAATGTCACTCATTTCACCAACATTAAGAGCGAAAGTTGCATCTTCAAATGGCTTCTGCATCTGGCCATGACCAAAGGAACCTGCAGCCAAGAAACTAGCCATTTTAGTTCAATTGAAAAACTATGTTTTGGAGAAAAAAACTCCAAATATTTCACTCTATATGAATGCAATGGTTGAATATATCACCAATACTATGAGATTAGAGGGATACTAGAAACACACGCTCTACTCAGGAACCCACTAAAGATTGTTTAGGTATAGAAAAAGCCTAAATCGTAAGACAGTAAAAAAGATCGTAAGATCCCACCATATAAACTAAATTTACAGAAATGCCTAGGAGAAATGGACTTAACATAAATTTTCCATAGGTAAGAAATATTTATCTAAAAAACATAATTTTCTCATATATAATTTATTCAATCAGCAACTAAAAACAGAATTGTCTCAAACATGATACAAAGAACATCATCTAAAAATAACATCTCAACTAAAACAGTCTAATAAAATATCATTTAACAACTCTAAAAATAATGGAAAGGCCGTGTTTTATGAGGAAGAAAGAGGAACGGCAGTGTAGTGTGCAGAGGTACTATGGGCTGAACGGGTAATATGTATTAAACAGTTAGAAATGGGAATAATGGAAAGATTTGGTCTGAATTTATtgtcttttaattttattttaattgagCATTTGGAACTTTAAAACTGTACATTGAAAACTTGAGTGCTCAATTAAAACACAATTAAAAGACAATAAATGGCAAACAGGTCTAAGGAAAATCGAGTGAAAATCTGGCAGAACAGGTCAAAAACACATTTGTAAGTGACTAATCAAAAGCAGCTGTGAAACAAGTCCCACAGAACTCACAAGATCCCACGATCCAGCAATTTTCTGCTACGCATCTACCGCGCACTTCCATCTTCCATGATTTTTGAAACCTCCAATACGAAAAACAGTTGCAGGCATGCTAAACTGTACGTTCACAGGAGTTATAGCGCGATCGTGACCGTCATGGTTACAAGCATTTCGCTTGGAAGGGTTATGTAAAAATGAATTTAAGGTACCAATGATCAACAGTTTGTGAAATTGATTTCATGAGGGCATTGTTATCTTTAAAACCAGATATTCAGTTTCACACAGATTGAAAGATCAGTTGTATTGATGGGCGCTTAAATTATACAGTAGTTCTTCAATTCACATTCTTACTATATTTTATGTGTTCACAGCTAGCTAATGCCAACTTCCAGTGGACCACAGCAACATCAAGGAGTTCAACAAATATACCATCAGTCCATCAGCAAATCATGTTCAGTCATTACAATTTATATTATTATACATATATTAGTTAACAATTTTCATTTACAATAACATGAAATGTGAACTATTTAGCTACCCTTGGTAGAAAGGTGGAACACAGGAACCAGAACATAAGGTTTGGGGTGCAAAACTACTTTTTAATTAGAATATTTAAAAAGTGATGAAAAACTTAAGGGATGCTTTAAAACATTTGGGGAGGAGGCAGAACCCTTGGGCCTAATATTGCTCTTTCCACCTTTACTTCTAAACCAACCAAATTACTGACAAACTGCTTAAAGTCTTCACATTGACTTCACACTTGATTCAGGACTGAGATCTAATATATACATAATGTGTTTTGTAAATTAAGTTAGATAAGTAGAAAATTTCTAATAAATAAAAGATGATGGCTATTTGAGCTACTTCTGTCATAACAGCAACATAGAGAGTTAAATTTGATACACTAATTGTTGATAGGATGCACAAGATAAAAGGTAGCATCACAACGGCAACCGAAGTAAAATCCTTCTATAATAATATAATCAAGGTTTTAAAAAATAGTCTGTTACCGTGAAAACTGTCACGACAAAACAGAATCGGAAGTTGCTGATACTGCCACTGTTATTCACTTTTTATGATAAAGAATAAATTGTGATAATTCAATCAGTGTCACAACACCTGCACAAACCGAAATCGCAAAAGCCTCTATGTGACCGTTACTTAAAAACCTTGATCATAATCTTGGACCTATTCTTCTAACCTTCTTAGGCAATCAAATCCTAACCAATAATTTCTAGTGAATGAGAAGGAACATCTATAACTGTTCCTCAAAATCACGTGATGTGAAAATCACTTTAcagttttattattattattttgcttACAAATCAATCAGTAACACGATTCTCTCAAAATTTCCTTATACTAGGGTTAACACAATTCTACCAAAATCCAGTTCAAACACGCATTTAAACAAACTAAATTGAAAAACTACACTACAATACATAAATCAGAACAGTAAATAAACTAAAGTTTCATAAAGAAAGTTCGGTGAGAACTCACCGAGATCTCCGCCGCGTTTAGCAGAACTGCAATCGGAGTAGCGAGAAGCAATGTCCTCGAAAGTCGCCTTACCGGAAACAATGTCCGCTTGCATCGCCTTAAGCTGAGCAACAGCACTGTCTCTGGTGGTGTTCTTGATGACGTAACCTTCTGGATCTTTCCACGAAGCTTTCCTTCTAGAACCTTCGTATTTGATCAGTATGTGTGAAGCCCTAACCTCAGCACCGCCATGTCTGGACGAAGACATTTTCGCTTCTTTCTTCTTGTGTCGGCTTTCTTCCTCCGCCGCCGAAATCGACGTTTTCTTTCTCTTCCGATCGGAATCTATGTTGGCCGTCGCTTGGTAATGAAACTGAGTTAACTCACCAATCTTTTCTGTATTTAACTATTTATAGTGAATCGAGATTAAGGTTATCGATGTTTCTGCATATATCTTGATCGTTCGTTTGAGTTGAATCTTACGGTTCAGGTTGAATCTTAAGTAGTGTGTTAAGATTTTTCACAAATTCATTATGGCGCCTAGTCTTCAATTTATTTGCTGATAAGCTATTTGATGAAGCTGGCTTTTATTTTCTTTGGCATGATTGATTTCAATTAAAGATGTGCTGCCTCGGTCTCATTACAAAAATATCATTTAAGTGATGGATTAGTTATTAAGGAAATGAATGGATGCGTTGGTTTTGATTATAAAATTAATAATATTTATTTGAATATCTTTATTAATGGTAGTTAAAAAGGTTATCGGATAAAGTGAAAGTTAATAAATAAGGGTATGATAGtgaaaatataataataaatgCAGTATTGATATCGTAAAAGAACAATTATTTTGAGATAAAAAAATACAAATGAGATATTTTTTACAAAACAAAAGTAATTAAAttcaatattttaaaaattattgaGAAATATCTCTCTCATGATTAAGCTTCTTTAAATATGTATAACCAAACAAAATTATAATGGATTGactaaaataattaaattatattcGGACTAGATTGATCGGATGCATATTAAATACAAGGATTATATTTCATTTGTTCAAGATCAAGGCGTAAAGATCATGCATTAATATCACTAAGGTGATATATATTAAGATATCATATCTTTATATAATTTTCACACTAAAATGACAATCATATATTGATAAAGAAGCTCTTATAAAATAAGGGAGAAGAGGCGAAAATATGTATACCAATTGAGAAAGAAGCTCTTATAAAGAAGAAAGAGGCGACAATAGAGTATAGTGGTTGTGTCGACGCTCTCTGCATCTGCATGTGCGCACATCTAATAATTTGTTTTGGGGTCACTCTATGATGGAATTGTATAATAAGGCATTGATGTCCACACTTGTTGTTCAAGAGATTTTAAAGGAGGCCAACACTTCCTTACAGGTGAAGAGGTTGATGAGGAATGACATTATATCGCGTCGACGTAGTAGGATGCGTTCTTTTTTAAAATGGTTTGGTTATTGTCTAAGTTAAATTTTGTATATAACATTGTGTATCAAATACTCGACTTTAGAAGTTATGTATGTATTATTTTGGATACTTTTGgttaaattattattttttaatgtCATGTTATGTTATTCTTTATATTTGTGTAATTAACAAAAACATGTACTATGTAATTGCAAAATACAAGTTTGAATTGTATAATTCGAACACATTTGGGAGGATGTTTAACACGTTTGATTCTATAATTTGTGAGGAGTAATTAACATGTTTGAATTGTAGAATCTGAAATTTGTAAACCCTAATATTTTTATTATGTGTTCTAGATTGCATCAGCGGTTTTTATGGAATAGAATGCACAAAAAATTCTATAAAATAATGTGTTTTTATCGTTTGAGTTCACACCACAAAATAATGAATTTTCAGCAATAACTAGACATAATAAATTATAACCTAATTTAAATTTACTACATAAGATTACTTATTCTCATTTGTTTAAGATCAATGTCGATGTTAGACTTTCTAATATGAAAGATCAACTTAATCACCGTCTCAATCATCATGACACAAGAAGAAGTATGGTTAATGTTAAGTATCATCGTTTGTGAAATCGACCATGATGGATTTGTTTGTTTCACTAACATGAAACTTTAAAACAGTGATGATGTGAGACACATGCTCTCAATATTTGGACAATATAGTACTAAGGGATTAATCGAGTTAAATGTTGCATTGCTCAGATATGCTCGTGTTATATGTTCAAGTTTGATTCGTCTTAGAACATTTGCTAAAATGGAAGTGTGCACGGTTGAATCAAATGATGAAATTATTCAGTCTCTTCCATGATTTTGTTTATGTTTAATTGATAGTTTTAATTATTCACAATTTATTGTTGGTGTTATAGGTGTACAAAACACGAGTTAGGTTGGACTGTCGGTAACCCTAACCCTTACCTAACATTATATGGACCAACTTTATAGACGTAAGTTTGACCAAAACTCTAGTCAAATATGATGTGATATGAGTCTAATAAGGATAAGACAATACAAAGACAAGACCGAGTTAGTCGTAAGACTAATCACTCATACAAAACATGTATTTCTTTAACAATTAATCAATAATTGTTTTTAATCATCAGACAAAACAAGATAAGTTTCAAGATCTACAAATCACATACATCTTACATAGAAATTAGTCAATTTGAAATTTCAGCACATAATTGTAAAGACTCATTATCTtacaaattaattaaaaaaaacaaaagcatTGTCTTACAAACTAATCAACATAAGTTTGCGAGGGGTGCTTAACATGTTCGAATTGTAGAATCTAAAATTTGTAAACcttgatatttttattttgtGTTATAGATTGCCTCAGTAGTTTTTATAGAGTAGAATGCACAAACAGTTCTATGAAATAATGTGTTTTGTTAATTTGAGTTCACATCATAAAATAATGAACTTTTACCAATAACTAGACATAATAAATTATAACCTAGTTCTAATTTACTACATAAGATTACTTCTTCTCGTTTGTTTAAGATCAATATTGATATTACACTTTCTAATATGAATGACCAACTGAATCATCGTCTCAATCATGGTGACACAAGAAGTATGGTTAATGTTAAGTATGTCGTTTGTCAAATTGACCATGATGGATTTCTTTGTTTCACCAACATGCAACTTTAAAGCAATGATAATGTGAGACTCATGTTCTCAATATTTGAATAGTGTTGTACTAAGGGACTGATTAAGTTAAAAATTGCATTGGTCAGATATGCTTGTGCTATGTGTTCAAGTTTGATTCGTCTTAGAACATTTTTTGAAATTGAAGTGTGCACGGTTGAATCAAATGATAAAATTAGTTTGTCTTGTCTGTGATTTTGTTTGTGTTTAATTTATGGTTTTAATTATTCACAATTTATTATTTGTGATATAGGTATACAAAACACGAGTTAGGTTGGATTGTATGTAACCCCAACTTTTACCTAACATTAGATCGAACCAACTCTATAGACCTAAACTTGACCAAAACTCTAGTCATATATGATGTGATATTAGTCTAATAAGGATAAGACAATACAAAGACAAGACCGAGTTGGTCCCAAGACTAGTCACTcatacaaaacatgtattttttttaataattaatcaACAATTATTTTAATCATAAGACAAAAAAATCATAAGTTTTGATATCTACAAATCACATACATCTTACATATAATTAGTCAAGTTGAAATTTTTGAAGTTAATCGTGAACACTTATTATCTTACAAATTAATCAACAAACGATTTATGAGTTGAAAGTTATTATCAAAACCATGCGCGAAGGCATTACCAAAAATTTGTtgtttttctgaaatttccagcacgattttcatcttctccaaccccaaaaacgtccatgaaatcATCAACAAATATTTTATGGTTTTAAGTTCAGTCATAAACATACATATATTAATCACTACTTATATTCATATAATCATGTATCTATATACTATATCAATCCCTAGAACCTTAAAACATCATCAATGGTGGACATACATGGACACTTTAAAACATAAATTTCATTCAACAAAtatcaacattcatcatcaatCCAAAGAGAATTAAATTTTCCTCTACCCTTCCATTCATATCCTTATTATTAAACCAAATTACCACCCTTACCTTGTAATTTCAAAAAAATCCAAGTTTTTGGTTATTCTCTTCCCTAGAGCTCTCTCGAGGTtttccttatttttctcttcTCTTGCCTCCTTTTCTTCAATTCCAAAAGTTTCACCTACTATAAACTTTTTTCTTCACTTCTCTCCTCCTAAATTAAAAACATAATTTTTATCTTTCTAATATTCCATTAAGGTCTAACTTATTACTAACTTACATTATCTATTTTaattttccaaaatttgcaaTTTCCACTCGAAACtcattattttcttttttttattatttcatttaaataataactaaaatattattttaattaattaaataattataaataaatcTACCAACCTCTAATCACGCTCCATAGTCTCTACCCAAGCACCACCCATCCTTGTTGGTctaacacatctcaattatcagACAAATAATAATTAGACACAcattgtcgcacctcgaaaaaatggggatacgacttcaaagcgaagcgcaatcgcacgctcgcaatgatggactaaacagagtcgccaccgaactttatttattcctaaaaaggaaaggggaaatatcgataaaacccaagacaaaagaaaggataagatatggtcatcgcaaccaatatcagggttcgggagtcgattacgcaaggggaaggtattagcacccctcacgtccgttgtactcaacgggaaccattaggtcagttgtgtgcgttaatgttagtttgaatattaggcttttcaaattattaggtgggaaagaaagaaaggatgagaagagaatgtttttggattttcaacgaaggactaaacctaagttttttattagtgggcctgacaagatttataaatcctgctcctacgtatctcaaaagagaaatcaaggcttacgtagttctgggtagaaaaatgtttgtttgttagtcgattttagcgaaagctatattgtattaatcgacgaaaacattgttttacccaaaacagatgaggagt includes:
- the LOC127074658 gene encoding peptidyl-prolyl cis-trans isomerase Pin1, whose product is MSSSRHGGAEVRASHILIKYEGSRRKASWKDPEGYVIKNTTRDSAVAQLKAMQADIVSGKATFEDIASRYSDCSSAKRGGDLGSFGHGQMQKPFEDATFALNVGEMSDIVETDSGVHIIKRTK